The following coding sequences lie in one Sphingobium sp. KCTC 72723 genomic window:
- a CDS encoding right-handed parallel beta-helix repeat-containing protein: MRILTTTLLASAAIASTALAQGNPAPFTIDGNGYASLADALSAIGDGRGTVTVAPGTYHACAVQQGGDITIRAATPGTVIFDGVPCEGKAALVLRGQGSIVDGIIFQNIRVPDGNGAGIRLESGNLTVRNSLFRNSEEGILTGDGDGSVTIDKSTFRHLGRCDRDLDCAHGIYIGRLDSLTVTNSRFDLGDGGHYLKSRAARVTITDNSFDDSGGKLTNYMIDLPNGASGVIRGNDMVQGKDKDNWSVFITVAPEGREQSSAGLVIEGNKAGFVPGVERNSTFVANFTDDAVRIGANDLAPSMKVKDRR; the protein is encoded by the coding sequence ATGCGTATCCTTACCACCACTTTGCTCGCCTCCGCCGCCATCGCATCGACCGCACTGGCACAGGGAAACCCGGCACCCTTCACTATCGACGGCAATGGCTATGCCTCGCTGGCCGATGCGCTGAGTGCAATCGGCGACGGGCGCGGCACGGTGACGGTGGCGCCCGGCACCTATCACGCATGTGCGGTGCAACAGGGCGGCGACATCACCATCCGCGCCGCAACCCCCGGCACCGTCATCTTCGACGGCGTGCCGTGCGAGGGTAAGGCGGCGCTGGTGCTGCGTGGGCAGGGCAGCATAGTCGACGGCATCATATTCCAGAATATCCGCGTCCCCGACGGCAATGGCGCGGGCATCCGGCTGGAAAGCGGAAACCTGACCGTCCGCAACAGCCTGTTCCGCAACAGCGAGGAAGGGATTCTGACCGGCGACGGCGATGGCAGCGTGACGATCGACAAATCCACCTTCCGCCATCTGGGCCGCTGCGACCGCGACCTGGATTGCGCCCATGGCATCTATATCGGTCGTCTGGACAGCCTGACCGTCACTAACAGCCGCTTCGACCTGGGCGATGGCGGCCATTATCTCAAAAGCCGCGCCGCCCGCGTCACCATCACCGACAATAGTTTCGATGACAGCGGCGGGAAACTGACCAACTATATGATCGACTTGCCCAACGGGGCCAGCGGCGTCATTCGCGGCAATGACATGGTGCAGGGCAAGGACAAGGATAACTGGTCCGTTTTCATCACCGTCGCCCCGGAAGGCCGCGAACAAAGCAGCGCGGGTCTGGTGATCGAAGGCAACAAGGCCGGTTTCGTGCCGGGGGTGGAGCGCAACTCGACCTTCGTGGCGAACTTCACCGATGACGCGGTGCGGATCGGCGCGAACGATCTTGCCCCGTCGATGAAAGTGAAGGACCGCCGCTGA
- a CDS encoding esterase-like activity of phytase family protein — translation MTRILIVLALAVLLMPAPHNSKPEAVRPGALLVAARALPLDTHDPAVRRVGSLDYLGGWELTSDNPGFGGISALLALSGGDMLALSDSGVLMGFHAGGGESTRRPFIAPLPIRTQDRDRPWWAWDSEAMTHDRVSDRYWVGFELQQAICRYAPGFARVEACRTWPELVAWPKTGSIESLARLPDGRFIAIGEMGMTADGRHDVLLFAGDPADAATPAPIHVRYAPPQGFRPTDAVALDARRLLVLNRRLTLQSLFTATIAIVDLPERIEAGAELKARTLARLAPPLLADNFEGMAVSREDGRDVVWIISDDNHESFQRTLLLKLGM, via the coding sequence ATGACGCGAATCCTGATCGTGCTGGCGCTGGCGGTCCTGCTGATGCCCGCCCCCCATAATAGCAAACCCGAAGCGGTGCGGCCGGGCGCATTGCTGGTCGCGGCGCGTGCGTTACCGCTGGATACGCATGATCCGGCAGTCCGGCGGGTGGGGTCGCTCGACTATCTGGGCGGGTGGGAGCTGACCAGCGACAATCCAGGCTTTGGCGGGATTTCCGCGCTGCTTGCGCTGAGCGGGGGCGATATGCTGGCGCTCAGCGATTCGGGTGTGTTGATGGGCTTTCATGCCGGGGGCGGCGAATCGACCCGTCGTCCGTTCATCGCGCCGCTGCCGATCCGCACGCAGGACCGCGATCGCCCCTGGTGGGCGTGGGATTCCGAAGCGATGACTCATGACCGCGTGAGCGACCGATATTGGGTGGGGTTCGAATTGCAGCAGGCGATATGCCGTTACGCCCCCGGCTTTGCGCGGGTGGAAGCGTGCCGGACATGGCCCGAACTGGTCGCCTGGCCCAAGACCGGATCGATCGAATCGCTGGCGCGGCTGCCCGACGGGCGCTTCATTGCGATTGGTGAGATGGGGATGACGGCGGACGGGCGGCATGACGTGCTGCTATTTGCAGGCGATCCGGCCGATGCGGCGACCCCTGCCCCCATTCATGTGCGCTATGCCCCGCCGCAGGGTTTTCGCCCGACCGATGCGGTGGCGCTGGATGCGCGGCGCCTGCTGGTGCTGAACCGCCGCCTGACGCTCCAGTCGCTTTTTACCGCGACGATCGCGATCGTCGACCTGCCGGAGCGGATCGAGGCGGGGGCGGAGTTGAAGGCCCGCACGCTGGCCCGGCTCGCGCCGCCATTGCTGGCCGATAATTTCGAAGGGATGGCAGTGAGTCGCGAGGATGGGCGGGATGTCGTGTGGATCATATCCGACGACAATCATGAGAGTTTTCAGCGGACGTTGTTGCTGAAGTTGGGAATGTAA
- a CDS encoding ArsR/SmtB family transcription factor: MHAAIDIFRALGDPTRLRIIHLLRAMELAVGEIAQVVGQSQPRVSRHVRILAESGLVERRKEGNWVFLRLGKGGDVAPFIALFDQLEPSEAERLWQAADLARLAAVRADRARAAESYFAEHADEWDAIRSLHVAEADVEAAMTALLGREPIGHLLDIGTGTGRMIELFGGAARAVTAIDRSPDMLRLARAKLPEDAGDKYALLLGDFLDLPLEPGSVDTVVLHQVLHYAQAPEQVIAQAARVTALDGRVLIADFAAHEREELRLRDQHARLGFSDEQMESWFAAAGLVLDRVETLPGHELTVQLWLGRRSDARPGQQEERISP, translated from the coding sequence ATGCACGCTGCAATCGACATTTTCCGGGCATTGGGTGACCCGACGCGGCTGCGCATCATCCATTTGCTGCGCGCCATGGAACTGGCCGTGGGCGAAATCGCGCAGGTGGTGGGGCAAAGCCAGCCGCGCGTGTCGCGTCATGTCCGCATATTGGCGGAATCCGGCCTGGTCGAACGGCGCAAGGAGGGCAATTGGGTATTCCTGCGCCTGGGCAAGGGCGGCGATGTCGCCCCCTTCATTGCCCTGTTCGACCAACTCGAACCATCCGAAGCGGAGCGGCTGTGGCAGGCGGCGGACCTTGCCCGGCTGGCGGCGGTGCGGGCCGACCGGGCGCGCGCGGCGGAAAGCTATTTTGCCGAACATGCCGACGAATGGGACGCGATCCGCTCGCTTCACGTCGCCGAAGCCGATGTGGAAGCGGCGATGACCGCGCTGCTGGGGCGCGAACCGATCGGCCATCTGCTCGACATTGGCACTGGCACCGGGCGCATGATCGAACTGTTCGGCGGCGCGGCGCGCGCCGTGACCGCGATCGACCGCAGCCCCGACATGCTGCGGCTGGCGCGGGCCAAACTGCCGGAGGATGCGGGCGACAAATATGCGCTGCTGCTGGGCGATTTCCTCGACCTGCCGCTGGAACCGGGCAGCGTCGATACCGTCGTGCTGCATCAGGTGCTGCATTATGCGCAGGCGCCCGAACAGGTGATCGCACAGGCCGCGCGCGTCACCGCGCTTGACGGGCGCGTCCTGATCGCGGATTTCGCCGCCCATGAACGGGAAGAACTGCGCCTGCGCGATCAACATGCGCGGCTGGGCTTTTCGGACGAACAGATGGAAAGCTGGTTCGCGGCGGCGGGCCTTGTGCTGGACCGGGTGGAAACGCTGCCGGGCCATGAATTGACAGTGCAATTATGGCTGGGGCGGCGCAGCGATGCGCGGCCCGGCCAGCAAGAAGAACGGATTTCGCCATGA
- a CDS encoding nucleoside deaminase: MNPPFPLPAPMRRALDLARAAGDAGEVPIGAVVTQDGVIIGEGENRNRRDLDPTAHAEIVAMRAAAIHLNDFRLTGCDLWVTLEPCPMCAGAISHARIARLYYAAGDAKGGAIEQGPRLFAQPQCLHRPDVYGGMAEGEASALLRDFFAARR, from the coding sequence ATGAACCCGCCCTTTCCCCTGCCCGCCCCGATGCGGCGTGCGCTCGATCTGGCGCGGGCGGCGGGGGATGCGGGCGAAGTGCCGATCGGCGCGGTGGTGACGCAGGATGGCGTCATCATTGGCGAGGGCGAGAATCGCAATCGGCGCGACCTGGACCCGACCGCCCATGCCGAAATCGTCGCGATGCGCGCGGCGGCCATTCATCTGAACGATTTTCGCCTGACCGGATGCGACCTGTGGGTCACGCTGGAACCCTGCCCCATGTGTGCAGGAGCCATTTCCCACGCGCGAATCGCCCGGCTTTATTATGCGGCGGGCGATGCCAAGGGCGGGGCCATCGAACAGGGACCGCGCCTGTTCGCCCAGCCGCAATGCCTGCACCGGCCCGACGTCTATGGCGGGATGGCCGAGGGCGAGGCGTCAGCGTTGTTGCGGGACTTTTTCGCCGCGCGACGATGA
- a CDS encoding GtrA family protein, whose amino-acid sequence MTIINRLSSQQRALFWQILRYGITGLFVTACQAAIYWTLAAMAGLHPQLANLIGYGAAVVIGYAAHSTFTFRGHGAQGGTAARGARFVAVSLVSYALNALWVWLCVSHMGWAEWTPIPAMLFVTPVVVFGLNRQWVFR is encoded by the coding sequence ATGACCATCATCAACCGACTTTCATCGCAACAGCGCGCGCTGTTCTGGCAGATCCTGCGCTATGGCATCACCGGCCTGTTCGTCACCGCGTGTCAGGCGGCGATTTATTGGACGCTGGCGGCGATGGCCGGGCTGCATCCGCAACTGGCCAATCTGATCGGCTATGGCGCGGCGGTGGTGATCGGCTATGCCGCGCACAGCACCTTCACCTTTCGCGGCCATGGCGCGCAGGGCGGCACGGCGGCACGCGGGGCCAGGTTCGTGGCGGTGTCCTTGGTCAGCTACGCGCTCAATGCGCTGTGGGTATGGCTGTGCGTCAGCCATATGGGCTGGGCGGAATGGACGCCGATCCCCGCGATGCTGTTCGTGACGCCGGTGGTGGTGTTCGGGCTGAACCGGCAGTGGGTTTTTCGGTGA
- the rpmB gene encoding 50S ribosomal protein L28 encodes MSRICELTGKGRQVGHNVSHANNKTKRVFLPNLQNVSLISESLETSVKLRVSTHGLRSVEHNGGLDNWLVKTSDDKLSLKARRLKRDIVKKKAAVAA; translated from the coding sequence ATGTCGCGCATTTGCGAGCTGACCGGCAAAGGTCGCCAGGTGGGTCACAATGTTTCCCACGCCAACAACAAGACCAAGCGCGTGTTTCTGCCCAACTTGCAGAATGTGTCGCTGATCTCCGAATCGCTGGAAACCAGCGTCAAGCTGCGCGTATCGACCCATGGTCTGCGTTCGGTTGAACATAATGGCGGCCTGGACAACTGGCTGGTCAAGACCAGCGACGACAAGCTCTCGCTCAAGGCACGCCGCCTCAAGCGCGACATCGTCAAGAAGAAGGCTGCCGTCGCAGCCTGA
- a CDS encoding homocysteine S-methyltransferase family protein, whose amino-acid sequence MNAEQTLRALAAEKILIFDGGYGTSIQKHGLTEADYRGTLDLAKDQKGNNDLLCLTRPDIVEGIHTAYLDAGADMIETNTFSSTKIAMADYGCEHLVWDINIAAAKLARSACEKATAKDGQPRFVCGSIGPTNKTLSISPDVNDPAYREVDYDTLKADYREQCDALIAGGVDFLLVETCFDTLNAKAAGMAAREAEDAAGRPVPLMMSFTITDMSGRNLSGHTINAFWYSLRHLKPLTIGVNCAFGADLLRPYLAELSKNADTLILAYPNAGLPNELGQYDELPETTAKLIRQWVDEGLVNMVGGCCGTTPAHIGAVAKALSGHKPRVVPELPVVTRLAGLEPMHIAV is encoded by the coding sequence ATGAACGCCGAACAGACATTACGCGCGCTGGCCGCCGAAAAAATCCTCATCTTCGACGGCGGCTATGGCACCTCGATCCAGAAGCATGGCCTGACCGAAGCCGATTATCGCGGAACCCTTGATTTGGCCAAGGATCAGAAGGGCAATAACGACCTGCTCTGCCTGACCCGGCCGGACATTGTGGAGGGGATCCACACCGCCTATCTGGACGCGGGCGCGGACATGATCGAAACGAACACGTTCAGCTCGACCAAGATCGCCATGGCCGATTATGGCTGCGAACATCTGGTATGGGACATCAATATCGCGGCGGCCAAACTGGCCCGCAGCGCGTGCGAAAAGGCAACGGCGAAGGACGGCCAGCCCCGCTTCGTCTGCGGCTCGATCGGCCCCACCAACAAGACCCTGTCCATCTCCCCCGACGTCAACGACCCCGCCTATCGCGAAGTCGATTATGATACGCTGAAAGCCGATTATCGCGAACAATGCGACGCGCTGATCGCGGGCGGCGTGGATTTCCTGCTGGTCGAAACCTGTTTCGACACGCTCAACGCCAAGGCCGCAGGCATGGCCGCGCGCGAGGCGGAGGACGCGGCGGGCCGCCCCGTGCCGCTGATGATGAGCTTCACCATCACCGACATGTCGGGCCGCAACCTGTCGGGCCACACGATCAACGCCTTCTGGTATTCGCTGCGCCATTTGAAGCCGCTGACCATTGGCGTGAACTGCGCCTTCGGTGCCGATCTGCTGCGTCCCTATCTGGCCGAACTGTCCAAGAACGCCGACACGCTGATCCTGGCCTATCCCAATGCCGGCCTGCCCAACGAACTGGGCCAATATGACGAATTGCCCGAAACCACCGCGAAACTGATCCGTCAGTGGGTGGACGAAGGGCTGGTCAACATGGTCGGTGGCTGCTGCGGCACCACGCCTGCCCATATCGGCGCAGTGGCAAAGGCGCTTAGCGGTCATAAGCCGCGCGTCGTGCCGGAACTGCCCGTGGTAACGCGGCTCGCGGGCCTGGAACCGATGCACATCGCGGTCTGA
- the metF gene encoding methylenetetrahydrofolate reductase, whose product MTLNDPVAPLYADLAGDCQVSFEFFPPKTEKMEAQLWSAIETLTPLHPKFVSVTYGAGGSTRERTHNTVARIARETPLAAAAHLTCVAASKSEIDEVADAYWDAGVRHIVALRGDPPEVGGTFEPHPDGYKGAAELVEGLMKRHPFEISVSAYPEVHPEAASAQSDLDNLKRKLDAGATRAITQFFFTPDAYFRFLDKTAAAGIDADIVPGIMPVSNFAATQRMAAMCNTQVPSWMGRLFEGLDDHPASRQLVSATIAAELCRSLYVGGVRDFHFYTLNRAELSYAICHLLGLRATTSEKAA is encoded by the coding sequence ATGACCCTGAACGATCCTGTCGCGCCACTTTACGCGGACCTTGCAGGCGACTGCCAGGTCAGCTTCGAATTTTTCCCGCCCAAGACGGAAAAGATGGAAGCACAGCTCTGGTCGGCGATCGAAACATTGACGCCGCTCCATCCCAAATTCGTGTCCGTCACTTATGGCGCGGGCGGCTCGACCCGCGAACGGACGCACAACACAGTCGCGCGGATCGCACGGGAAACCCCGCTCGCCGCCGCCGCGCACCTGACCTGCGTCGCCGCCAGCAAAAGCGAAATCGACGAAGTGGCCGACGCTTATTGGGACGCGGGCGTGCGCCATATCGTTGCCCTGCGCGGCGATCCGCCCGAAGTGGGCGGCACATTCGAACCCCACCCGGACGGGTATAAGGGCGCGGCCGAACTGGTCGAAGGGCTGATGAAGCGCCACCCGTTCGAAATTTCGGTGTCGGCCTATCCCGAAGTCCATCCCGAAGCGGCCAGCGCGCAAAGCGACCTCGACAATCTCAAGCGCAAGCTGGACGCCGGGGCGACCCGCGCCATCACGCAATTCTTCTTCACCCCCGACGCCTATTTCCGCTTCCTCGACAAGACGGCGGCAGCAGGCATCGACGCAGACATCGTGCCGGGCATCATGCCGGTCAGCAATTTCGCCGCGACGCAGCGCATGGCCGCCATGTGCAATACGCAGGTGCCAAGCTGGATGGGCCGCCTGTTCGAAGGGCTGGACGATCATCCCGCCTCCCGCCAGCTGGTGTCGGCCACGATCGCGGCGGAACTGTGCCGCAGCCTCTATGTCGGCGGCGTGCGCGACTTTCATTTCTACACGCTCAACCGCGCGGAACTCAGCTATGCCATCTGCCACCTGCTGGGGCTTCGGGCGACGACATCGGAGAAGGCAGCATGA
- the metH gene encoding methionine synthase yields the protein MNQKSTATFVNIGERTNITGSAKFKKLIMAGDYAAAIDIARDQVESGAQIVDVNMDEGLLDSEAAMTTFLKLMTSEPDISRVPVMIDSSKWSVIEAGLKCVSGKPIVNSISMKEGEEAFLFHARKCMAYGAAVVVMAFDETGQADTKERKVEICARAYDLLTGIGFPPEDIIFDPNIFAVATGIEEHNNYGVDFIEACKEIKQRCPHVHISGGLSNLSFSFRGNEPVRRAMHSVFLYHAIPAGLDMAIVNAGQLDVYDTIDPALRTACEDVVLNRDPDAGERLVTLAESFRGKDAATEKAAQEWRGWPVARRLEHALVKGIDMYVVEDTEECRLSAEKPIHVIEGPLMDGMNVVGDLFGAGKMFLPQVVKSARVMKKAVAHLLPFIEAAKEPGAKGKGKIIMATVKGDVHDIGKNIVGVVLQCNGFDVVDMGVMVPWHDIIKAAVEHDADMIGLSGLITPSLDEMVTVATEMQRAGMTMPLLIGGATTSKVHTALRIDPAYSGPVVHVLDASRAVGVATALVSETQKDAFVGKTKDDYEHVRVARANKGQSALVSIEDARANAFEIDESLKAPRPRLPGVHRFPDWDLKDLVPYIDWTPFFRAWELAGNYPAILTDPVVGESATSLFADAQAMLDKIITDKWLTARGVAGLWPCRRQDDDIIVHVEDEKHYTLPMLRQQIQKRGGRANMCLADFISHDGDWMGGFAVSIHGIEPHLARFKNAIDDYSDILLKALADRLAEAFAERLHHYVRTALWGYAEGEQLTNEALIREQYRGIRPAPGYPACPEHSLKPILFDMLDAHHATGITLTESFAMLPTAAVSGFYFGHPQAEYFGVARVGRDQLEEYATRRGIDLETAERYLRPNLD from the coding sequence ATGAATCAGAAATCCACCGCCACCTTCGTCAACATCGGTGAACGCACCAACATCACCGGGTCGGCCAAGTTCAAGAAGCTGATCATGGCGGGCGACTATGCCGCCGCCATCGACATTGCCCGCGATCAGGTGGAAAGCGGCGCGCAGATCGTCGACGTGAACATGGACGAAGGGCTGCTCGACTCCGAAGCGGCGATGACCACTTTCCTCAAACTCATGACGTCGGAACCGGACATCAGCCGCGTCCCCGTCATGATCGACTCCTCCAAATGGAGCGTGATCGAAGCGGGGCTGAAATGCGTCTCCGGCAAGCCGATCGTCAATTCGATCAGCATGAAGGAAGGCGAAGAAGCCTTCCTGTTCCACGCCCGCAAATGCATGGCCTATGGCGCGGCGGTCGTGGTCATGGCCTTCGACGAAACGGGTCAGGCGGACACGAAGGAGCGTAAGGTCGAAATCTGCGCCCGCGCCTATGACCTGCTGACCGGCATCGGCTTCCCGCCGGAGGACATCATCTTCGACCCCAATATCTTCGCAGTCGCGACGGGGATCGAGGAACATAATAATTACGGCGTGGACTTCATCGAAGCCTGCAAGGAAATCAAGCAGCGCTGCCCTCACGTCCATATCTCCGGCGGCCTGTCGAACCTCAGCTTCTCCTTCCGAGGCAACGAACCCGTCCGCCGCGCGATGCACAGCGTGTTCCTCTACCACGCCATCCCCGCTGGCCTGGATATGGCGATCGTTAATGCGGGCCAACTCGACGTCTATGACACGATCGACCCCGCGCTGCGCACCGCGTGCGAGGATGTCGTCCTCAACCGGGATCCTGACGCGGGCGAACGGCTCGTCACTCTGGCCGAAAGTTTCCGGGGCAAGGATGCCGCAACCGAAAAGGCGGCGCAGGAATGGCGCGGTTGGCCCGTCGCCCGTCGCCTCGAACATGCCTTGGTCAAGGGCATCGACATGTATGTGGTGGAGGATACGGAGGAATGTCGCCTCTCCGCCGAAAAACCGATCCATGTGATCGAAGGGCCACTGATGGACGGCATGAACGTCGTCGGCGACCTGTTCGGCGCGGGCAAGATGTTCCTGCCGCAAGTCGTCAAATCCGCCCGCGTGATGAAAAAAGCCGTCGCCCACCTGCTCCCCTTTATCGAGGCTGCCAAGGAACCGGGCGCCAAGGGCAAGGGCAAGATCATCATGGCCACGGTCAAGGGCGACGTCCATGACATCGGCAAGAATATCGTCGGCGTCGTCCTGCAATGCAACGGCTTCGACGTGGTCGACATGGGCGTGATGGTGCCATGGCATGACATCATCAAGGCGGCGGTGGAACATGACGCCGACATGATCGGCCTGTCCGGCCTCATCACGCCCTCGCTGGACGAAATGGTGACCGTCGCCACCGAAATGCAGCGTGCGGGCATGACCATGCCGTTGCTGATCGGCGGCGCGACCACGTCCAAAGTCCATACCGCGCTGCGCATCGACCCGGCCTATAGCGGCCCCGTCGTCCATGTGCTGGATGCCAGCCGCGCCGTCGGCGTGGCCACCGCGCTCGTCTCCGAAACGCAAAAGGACGCCTTCGTCGGCAAGACCAAGGACGACTATGAACATGTCCGCGTCGCCCGCGCCAACAAGGGGCAAAGCGCGCTCGTGTCGATCGAGGACGCGCGCGCCAACGCCTTCGAAATCGACGAAAGCCTCAAAGCCCCGCGCCCGCGCCTGCCCGGCGTCCATCGCTTCCCCGACTGGGACTTGAAGGATCTGGTCCCCTACATCGACTGGACCCCCTTCTTCCGTGCATGGGAACTGGCGGGCAATTACCCCGCGATCCTGACCGATCCGGTCGTCGGCGAAAGCGCCACCAGCCTGTTCGCCGATGCGCAGGCGATGCTGGACAAGATCATCACCGACAAATGGCTGACCGCGCGCGGCGTCGCGGGCCTGTGGCCCTGCCGCCGTCAGGATGACGACATCATCGTCCATGTCGAGGATGAAAAACACTATACCCTGCCGATGCTGCGCCAGCAGATTCAGAAGCGGGGAGGGCGGGCGAACATGTGCCTCGCTGACTTCATCAGCCATGATGGCGACTGGATGGGCGGTTTTGCCGTGTCGATCCACGGCATCGAACCCCATCTCGCTCGCTTCAAAAATGCGATCGACGACTATTCGGACATCTTGCTCAAGGCGCTGGCCGATCGTCTGGCCGAGGCCTTCGCCGAACGCCTCCACCATTATGTCCGCACCGCCTTATGGGGCTATGCAGAGGGGGAGCAACTGACCAACGAAGCCCTGATCCGCGAACAATATCGCGGCATCCGCCCCGCGCCCGGCTATCCCGCCTGCCCGGAACATAGCCTAAAGCCCATATTGTTCGACATGCTCGACGCCCATCACGCAACGGGCATCACGCTCACCGAAAGCTTCGCCATGCTGCCCACCGCCGCCGTCAGCGGCTTCTATTTCGGCCACCCCCAGGCCGAATATTTCGGCGTAGCGCGGGTAGGGCGCGACCAGTTGGAAGAATATGCGACAAGGCGCGGCATCGACCTGGAAACGGCGGAGCGGTATTTGAGGCCGAATTTGGATTGA
- a CDS encoding glycine zipper 2TM domain-containing protein, with protein MKMKFLVNMGAALAMGAASLVATATPAMAQGGYYRGYDRGYERGDYYRGDRGYRGNRGDYYRGGDRYYRNNGYRNNGYRGGYRCRDNGTGGTIIGAIAGGLLGNEVGKGSGRYGRRGDGTTGAIIGAGVGALAGRAIDRNC; from the coding sequence ATGAAGATGAAGTTTCTTGTAAATATGGGAGCCGCTCTCGCGATGGGCGCTGCTTCGCTGGTCGCAACGGCAACCCCGGCAATGGCCCAGGGCGGCTATTATCGCGGTTATGACCGGGGTTATGAGCGCGGCGATTATTATCGCGGCGACCGGGGCTATCGCGGCAATCGCGGGGATTATTACCGTGGCGGCGACCGCTATTATCGCAACAATGGCTATCGTAACAATGGCTATCGCGGCGGCTATCGCTGTCGGGACAATGGCACCGGCGGCACCATCATCGGCGCGATTGCCGGTGGTCTGCTCGGCAATGAAGTCGGCAAGGGTTCGGGCCGTTATGGCCGCCGTGGCGACGGCACGACCGGCGCGATCATTGGCGCTGGCGTAGGTGCGCTGGCCGGCCGGGCGATCGACCGCAACTGCTAA
- a CDS encoding circumsporozoite protein — MTKSIALSLVLAASLGLAACSGGAENAANNAANSAENASNAADNAMNAALNAADNAANAASNATNNVANAM, encoded by the coding sequence ATGACTAAGTCTATCGCTCTTTCGCTCGTTCTGGCTGCTTCGCTTGGCCTGGCCGCTTGCTCGGGTGGCGCGGAAAACGCTGCCAACAACGCCGCCAACTCGGCTGAAAATGCGTCGAACGCTGCCGACAACGCCATGAACGCTGCGCTGAACGCTGCCGACAACGCTGCGAACGCTGCGTCGAACGCGACCAACAACGTCGCCAACGCGATGTAA
- a CDS encoding TIGR00266 family protein, with protein MPSPSPWSHSRNASLSDDIDFEIKGQELQFLEIELDPGESAVAEAGAMVWKDASISMTTVFGDGSGGSDGGFMGKLLGAGKRLVTGESLFTTVFTHQGSGKARVAFAAPTPGAILPLKLDQYGGTLICQKDAFLAAAKGVSMGIYFQKKIMTGLFGGEGFIMQRLDGDGWVFTQMGGTVVERELAAGEELHVDTGCLAAMTSTVDFDLVAAGGVKSMIFGGEGAFFARLRGPGHVWIQSLPFSRLAGRMMAAAGSRGGQNRGEGSMLGELGDLIGGNR; from the coding sequence ATGCCGTCCCCCTCCCCCTGGAGCCATAGCCGCAACGCTTCGCTGTCCGACGATATCGATTTCGAGATCAAGGGGCAGGAGCTGCAATTTCTGGAGATCGAGCTGGACCCCGGCGAAAGTGCGGTCGCCGAAGCGGGCGCAATGGTGTGGAAGGATGCCAGCATTTCGATGACCACGGTGTTCGGCGACGGCAGCGGCGGGTCGGACGGGGGCTTCATGGGCAAGCTGCTGGGCGCGGGCAAGCGGCTGGTGACGGGGGAGAGCCTGTTCACCACCGTGTTCACCCACCAAGGGTCGGGCAAGGCGCGGGTCGCCTTTGCCGCGCCCACGCCCGGCGCGATCTTGCCGCTGAAACTCGACCAATATGGCGGCACGCTGATCTGCCAAAAGGATGCCTTTCTGGCCGCGGCCAAGGGCGTGTCGATGGGCATATATTTCCAGAAGAAGATCATGACCGGGCTGTTCGGTGGCGAAGGTTTCATCATGCAGCGGCTGGACGGCGATGGGTGGGTGTTCACCCAGATGGGCGGCACGGTGGTCGAACGCGAATTGGCGGCGGGCGAGGAATTGCATGTCGACACGGGTTGCCTGGCGGCAATGACATCCACGGTCGATTTCGATCTGGTCGCGGCGGGCGGAGTCAAATCGATGATATTCGGCGGCGAAGGGGCTTTCTTTGCCCGGCTGCGCGGACCGGGGCATGTGTGGATCCAGTCCTTGCCGTTCAGCCGCCTGGCCGGACGGATGATGGCGGCGGCAGGCAGCCGGGGCGGCCAGAATCGCGGCGAAGGGTCGATGCTGGGCGAGTTGGGCGACCTGATCGGGGGCAATCGTTGA